From a region of the Thermomonas sp. HDW16 genome:
- a CDS encoding YaiO family outer membrane beta-barrel protein has product MSLILSAMLEAATVIGAGAAVPVAVPQEAVAVEGYEAQLQRGRALATSGDPAQREQALALYTAMLARSPDNSDVLLARGRTYSWMRRYPEAEADLKAVVERKPGYADGWSALGDMYLWSDRPADAVAAYTHWVELMPNDPAATMARGRAYRAANDVAAARADFAAAGVRGADATELERLLASLSPPIAVPDALVSGGYRWSLRAGLDHTGFNGSRSNWRDADVSLRRRFDGGSLALEWVQAHRFDRTTSGWALDGYAKLWSRAYANARYQHGPDGGILPRDAWRVELFQGVGHGWELSASIDHLRFSSNTEFYGIGIGRYVGNWYARYKLQHVPGVGSGSWSHRALVRNYYRGDADDYVEFSASTGRSTDLDRTGGLVRNNNAAFGVAWSHYFRPQWGFKIGAGYADDADGINEQRLWFSLYHRW; this is encoded by the coding sequence ATGAGCTTGATCCTTTCAGCAATGCTCGAAGCCGCGACCGTGATCGGTGCCGGCGCCGCCGTCCCCGTTGCGGTACCGCAGGAAGCCGTGGCAGTGGAAGGCTACGAGGCGCAGCTGCAACGCGGTCGCGCGCTGGCGACTTCCGGCGATCCTGCGCAACGGGAGCAGGCATTGGCCCTGTACACCGCGATGCTGGCGCGCTCGCCCGACAACAGCGATGTCCTGCTGGCACGTGGCCGAACCTATTCCTGGATGCGTCGCTACCCCGAGGCCGAGGCCGACCTCAAGGCGGTCGTGGAGCGCAAGCCTGGCTATGCGGATGGATGGTCGGCGCTGGGCGACATGTACTTGTGGAGCGATCGTCCCGCCGATGCGGTGGCAGCCTATACGCATTGGGTCGAACTGATGCCGAATGACCCGGCCGCGACGATGGCGCGCGGTCGTGCGTACCGGGCCGCGAACGACGTGGCCGCAGCACGGGCCGATTTCGCCGCGGCCGGCGTGCGCGGCGCGGACGCGACCGAACTCGAACGCCTGCTAGCCAGCCTGTCGCCGCCGATCGCGGTGCCGGACGCGCTGGTCAGCGGGGGTTACCGCTGGAGCTTGCGCGCGGGCCTGGATCACACCGGGTTCAACGGCAGTCGCTCGAATTGGCGGGATGCGGATGTCTCGCTGCGCCGCCGCTTCGATGGCGGCTCGCTGGCGCTGGAGTGGGTGCAGGCGCATCGCTTCGATCGCACCACTTCGGGCTGGGCGTTGGACGGCTACGCCAAGCTGTGGTCGCGCGCGTACGCAAACGCGCGTTACCAGCACGGCCCGGATGGCGGGATCCTGCCGCGCGATGCGTGGCGGGTGGAGTTGTTCCAGGGCGTGGGCCACGGCTGGGAGCTGTCGGCGAGCATCGATCACCTCCGCTTCAGTTCCAATACCGAGTTCTATGGCATCGGCATTGGTCGTTACGTCGGCAATTGGTATGCGCGCTACAAGTTGCAGCACGTGCCCGGGGTTGGTTCGGGCAGCTGGAGCCATCGCGCACTGGTGCGTAACTACTATCGCGGCGACGCGGACGATTACGTGGAGTTCAGCGCCAGCACAGGGCGCAGCACGGACCTTGATCGCACTGGCGGGCTGGTGCGCAACAACAACGCCGCCTTCGGTGTGGCTTGGTCGCACTATTTCCGCCCGCAATGGGGATTCAAAATCGGTGCCGGTTATGCCGACGATGCGGACGGCATCAACGAACAGCGCCTCTGGTTCTCGCTGTACCACCGCTGGTGA